A window of Salmo trutta chromosome 31, fSalTru1.1, whole genome shotgun sequence contains these coding sequences:
- the gbx1 gene encoding homeobox protein GBX-1 gives MQRPGGQGTAFSIDSLIGTPQPRPGHLLYTGYPMFMPYRPLMIPQSLSHSHLPSGIPPLAPLASFAGRLTNTFCASLGQGMPSMVALTTTLPSFSDPPDSFYPPQELPGPRLSADPGTRRQESPHSDDLHGRDKGSDLLNFSETFQTIPGETKLYSSDDEKLDLKSADTACSDREDSSAVDSENESVSDGNNCGALSQKSKLKPGSQEALPPGSSVGKSRRRRTAFTSEQLLELEKEFHCKKYLSLTERSQIAHALKLSEVQVKIWFQNRRAKWKRIKAGNVNNRSGEPVRNPKIVVPIPVHVNRFAVRSQHQQIEQTRP, from the exons ATGCAAAGACCGGGCGGCCAAGGGACGGCGTTTTCGATTGACTCCTTGATAGGAACTCCGCAACCTCGCCCGGGACACCTGCTCTACACGGGCTACCCGATGTTTATGCCATACAGACCCTTAATGATTCCTCAATCTTTATCTCATTCACATTTACCATCTGGCATACCTCCTTTGGCGCCGTTGGCATCTTTCGCTGGACGTCTTACCAACACATTCTGTGCGAGTTTGGGACAGGGGATGCCGTCCATGGTGGCTCTCACCACAACACTGCCAAGTTTCTCCGATCCGCCGGATAGTTTCTATCCTCCCCAAGAGCTCCCCGGACCTCGGTTAAGTGCCGACCCTGGAACGAGGAGACAGGAGAGCCCCCACTCAGATGATCTCCATGGAAGGGACAAGGGGTCGGATTTACTCAACTTCTCGGAAACTTTTCAAACTATACCGG GTGAGACTAAATTGTACAGCTCAGACGATGAGAAGTTGGACCTCAAATCAGCGGACACAGCTTGCAGTGACAGAGAGGACAGCTCTGCCGTTGACAGCGAAAACGAAAGCGTCTCCGATGGGAACAACTGTGGTGCGTTATCCCAAAAGAGTAAACTAAAACCCGGGTCTCAGGAAGCTCTACCACCGGGAAGCTCAGTGGGAAAGAGCAGGAGGAGACGAACAGCTTTTACAAGCGAGCAGCTACTTGAACTTGAGAAGGAATTTCATTGTAAAAAGTACCTTTCGCTTACCGAACGCTCTCAAATAGCACACGCACTTAAATTGAGCGAGGTGCAGGTCAAGATTTGGTTCCAGAATCGTAGGGCCAAATGGAAAAGAATCAAAGCTGGCAACGTCAATAACAGGTCTGGAGAGCCTGTGAGAAACCCCAAAATTGTGGTCCCAATCCCAGTGCACGTCAACAGGTTTGCGGTGAGGAGTCAGCACCAACAGATAGAGCAAACAAGGCCATGA
- the asb10 gene encoding ankyrin repeat and SOCS box protein 10 isoform X2, which translates to MAGRQRVGTRQTHRDKERDIEILKESVRKRDRIIERGTETGRERHIERTISTRSLTTLTLWEARSQPVSQYFNMSGGGSFVFTPMALRSLQLDEDMLERDKYKKQLASHQLNGYMLKKEARDRVGPAPTRSCTYVRPPAVCHDLVIQNAIYTGDADAVQRFFPRGVTSNLIIEPQGGDMRWVARGEAGRGFVDCLRHLLQRGASVDLAPGGTTALHEACQNGQPQCVKLLLSHGANSNAVSEDGLMPLHMCTSPESLVCAKHLLQFGAAINGRSLNEDNTPLHVAAQNGLPGHTELYLHYGAALEKRNDDGLTPLNAACSQPQEKDDLERYTKVCELLLATGADVNTEDQDKQSPLHMACKNVNPDVVDRLLAHGACVNTMCYSGNAPMQNVLKVVAYKAEHKPERVVRSLLNHGSIRVWPGALPEVLKYCCVSPRTIEVLLNAYDRLKVTDDWVEAVSPEMFKEHKGFYESVFSLQQTPRSLQHLARWKFRNYLDGRVHKVVPQLDLPTFIKNFLLLEFRDYVH; encoded by the exons ATGGCTGGGAGGCAGAGAGTAGGCacgagacagacacacagagacaaagagagagacatagaaatACTGAAAGAGTCAGTCAGAAAAAGAGACAGAATcatagagagggggacagagacaggcCGAGAGAGACACATAGAAAGAACAATTTCAACCAGATCTTTGACTACCCTCACACTGTGGGAAGCGagaagccagccagtcagccaatatTTCAACATGTCGGGAGGAGGCAGTTTCGTCTTCACCCCCATGGCCCTGCGCTCCCTCCAGCTGGACGAGGACATGCTGGAGAGAGACAAGTACAAGAAGCAGCTAGCCAGCCACCAGCTCAACGGCTACATGCTGAAGAAAGAGGCCAGGGACAGGGTAGGCCCTGCACCTACGAGGTCCTGCACCTATGTTAGACCCCCAGCTGTGTGCCATGACCTGGTCATCCAGAACGCAATCTATACTGGGGATGCGGACGCTGTGCAGCGCTTCTTCCCCAGGGGCGTCACGTCGAACCTCATCATCGAGCCCCAGGGAGGGGACATGCGCTGGGTGGCCAGGGGGGAAG CAGGCCGGGGGTTTGTTGACTGCCTGAGGCACCTGCTGCAGCGCGGGGCCAGCGTAGACCTGGCCCCTGGGGGCACCACTGCCCTCCATGAGGCCTGCCAGAATGGCCAGCCCCAGTGTGTAAAATTGCTGCTGTCCCATGGTGCCAACTCCAACGCTGTCAGTGAAGATGGGCTCATGCCCTTGCACATGTGCACCAGTCCTGAGTCCCTAGT GTGCGCCAAACACCTGCTCCAGTTTGGCGCTGCAATCAATGGGCGGAGCCTCAACGAGGATAACACGCCGTTACATGTAGCGGCACAGAACGGGCTCCCGGGTCACACGGAGCTGTACCTGCACTACGGCGCCGCCCTGGAGAAGCGGAATGATGATGGTCTCACGCCACTCAACGCCGCTTGCTCACAACCACAGGAGAAGGACGATCTGGAACGCTACACCAAG GTATGTGAGCTGCTGCTGGCGACGGGAGCTGACGTCAACACAGAGGACCAGGACAAACAGTCCCCGCTCCACATGGCCTGTAAGAACGTCAACCCGGACGTGGTGGATCGTCTTCTGGCCCACGGAGCCTGCGTCAACACCATGTGTTACAGTGGAAACGCCCCCATGCAAAACGTCCTcaag GTGGTGGCCTACAAGGCGGAGCACAAGCCAGAGAGAGTAGTCCGCTCTCTGCTCAATCACGGCTCCATCAGGGTGTGGCCTGGAGCACTGCCCGAG GTGCTAAAGTATTGCTGTGTCTCCCCACGCACCATTGAGGTTCTTCTGAATGCGTACGACCGCCTCAAGGTCACAGATGACTGGGTGGAGGCTGTTTCACCTGAGATGTTTAAG GAACACAAGGGGTTCTATGAATCTGTCTTCTCCCTGCAGCAGACCCCTCGCTCCCTACAGCACCTGGCTCGATGGAAGTTCAGGAACTACCTAGACGGGCGCGTGCACAAGGTGGTGCCACAGCTAGACCTGCCCACCTTCATCAAAAACTTCCTGCTGCTGGAGTTCAGAGACTATGTCCACTGA
- the asb10 gene encoding ankyrin repeat and SOCS box protein 10 isoform X1 produces MAGRQRVGTRQTHRDKERDIEILKESVRKRDRIIERGTETGRERHIERTISTRSLTTLTLWEARSQPVSQYFNMSGGGSFVFTPMALRSLQLDEDMLERDKYKKQLASHQLNGYMLKKEARDRVGPAPTRSCTYVRPPAVCHDLVIQNAIYTGDADAVQRFFPRGVTSNLIIEPQGGDMRWVARGEGLWSLTYEQQLTTPLHITAGRGFVDCLRHLLQRGASVDLAPGGTTALHEACQNGQPQCVKLLLSHGANSNAVSEDGLMPLHMCTSPESLVCAKHLLQFGAAINGRSLNEDNTPLHVAAQNGLPGHTELYLHYGAALEKRNDDGLTPLNAACSQPQEKDDLERYTKVCELLLATGADVNTEDQDKQSPLHMACKNVNPDVVDRLLAHGACVNTMCYSGNAPMQNVLKVVAYKAEHKPERVVRSLLNHGSIRVWPGALPEVLKYCCVSPRTIEVLLNAYDRLKVTDDWVEAVSPEMFKEHKGFYESVFSLQQTPRSLQHLARWKFRNYLDGRVHKVVPQLDLPTFIKNFLLLEFRDYVH; encoded by the exons ATGGCTGGGAGGCAGAGAGTAGGCacgagacagacacacagagacaaagagagagacatagaaatACTGAAAGAGTCAGTCAGAAAAAGAGACAGAATcatagagagggggacagagacaggcCGAGAGAGACACATAGAAAGAACAATTTCAACCAGATCTTTGACTACCCTCACACTGTGGGAAGCGagaagccagccagtcagccaatatTTCAACATGTCGGGAGGAGGCAGTTTCGTCTTCACCCCCATGGCCCTGCGCTCCCTCCAGCTGGACGAGGACATGCTGGAGAGAGACAAGTACAAGAAGCAGCTAGCCAGCCACCAGCTCAACGGCTACATGCTGAAGAAAGAGGCCAGGGACAGGGTAGGCCCTGCACCTACGAGGTCCTGCACCTATGTTAGACCCCCAGCTGTGTGCCATGACCTGGTCATCCAGAACGCAATCTATACTGGGGATGCGGACGCTGTGCAGCGCTTCTTCCCCAGGGGCGTCACGTCGAACCTCATCATCGAGCCCCAGGGAGGGGACATGCGCTGGGTGGCCAGGGGGGAAG GACTGTGGTCTCTGACCTATGAGCAGCAGCTGACAACCCCACTCCACATTACAGCAGGCCGGGGGTTTGTTGACTGCCTGAGGCACCTGCTGCAGCGCGGGGCCAGCGTAGACCTGGCCCCTGGGGGCACCACTGCCCTCCATGAGGCCTGCCAGAATGGCCAGCCCCAGTGTGTAAAATTGCTGCTGTCCCATGGTGCCAACTCCAACGCTGTCAGTGAAGATGGGCTCATGCCCTTGCACATGTGCACCAGTCCTGAGTCCCTAGT GTGCGCCAAACACCTGCTCCAGTTTGGCGCTGCAATCAATGGGCGGAGCCTCAACGAGGATAACACGCCGTTACATGTAGCGGCACAGAACGGGCTCCCGGGTCACACGGAGCTGTACCTGCACTACGGCGCCGCCCTGGAGAAGCGGAATGATGATGGTCTCACGCCACTCAACGCCGCTTGCTCACAACCACAGGAGAAGGACGATCTGGAACGCTACACCAAG GTATGTGAGCTGCTGCTGGCGACGGGAGCTGACGTCAACACAGAGGACCAGGACAAACAGTCCCCGCTCCACATGGCCTGTAAGAACGTCAACCCGGACGTGGTGGATCGTCTTCTGGCCCACGGAGCCTGCGTCAACACCATGTGTTACAGTGGAAACGCCCCCATGCAAAACGTCCTcaag GTGGTGGCCTACAAGGCGGAGCACAAGCCAGAGAGAGTAGTCCGCTCTCTGCTCAATCACGGCTCCATCAGGGTGTGGCCTGGAGCACTGCCCGAG GTGCTAAAGTATTGCTGTGTCTCCCCACGCACCATTGAGGTTCTTCTGAATGCGTACGACCGCCTCAAGGTCACAGATGACTGGGTGGAGGCTGTTTCACCTGAGATGTTTAAG GAACACAAGGGGTTCTATGAATCTGTCTTCTCCCTGCAGCAGACCCCTCGCTCCCTACAGCACCTGGCTCGATGGAAGTTCAGGAACTACCTAGACGGGCGCGTGCACAAGGTGGTGCCACAGCTAGACCTGCCCACCTTCATCAAAAACTTCCTGCTGCTGGAGTTCAGAGACTATGTCCACTGA